The region CCGAGACCTGCTGTCACAAGGCTTTTCAAAACTGTTTTCATCGGTCTACTCACAACTCTTGGTCCAATGACAACTCTGTTGTGAAGATGGACACGGATGCCTCAACCAGGCTCCCAGCCTGGCAATCTGGCATATATGTCCCCCAACCGGATCCGCGTTGTCACACGCAAAGCCGGAGCTCCCATCTTCAGGTCCCCACTATCAGGAAGAATGGAATCCGTTCGGTGAATCCGGAAGCCGGAAATCGTTTATAGGTTAATGGAACCCTAACAACTTAATTCAAATGCAATCGATTGGATTAAGGTTTCTAGGTCCTGATCCTAGGCCTAACGGCTCTGCGCCTGGATTGTCCTGCGGGCATCGCGAATGATGAAGGGCAGGAAGGACAGTGTCTCCTCAGCGCGCATTCCGGGCTGGATGCGCGGATCATAGAGCATATTCAGAATGAACCGGTCAAGGCGGGTAAAACGGGAATGGCTGGAATAGTCGTTGAAGATACTGTCAGCCAGATCATCATGATCATTCAGAGGACCGAGCCCCTGCAGCACTTCCTCAATCAGACAGCGACGGAACAAGTACTCCCCTTCATCTGCCACAATGACAGCAGTGCTGGCTGTTATCCGCCCGAGGCCGTCTGAGTCCACCTGTACCATGCATTTGCCCGGCACGAGCGCCGTAGGATCGCGGAATATCTCGTGGCGTGCCACAGCAACATATTGCTCCCGGTCAACAATAAAGACCCGGAAATTGGCCAGCTCTGCGCGACCAACCAGCTGGACAGCAATGCCGCGAATGGATGAATTCAGGCTGAGGACGAAATGCTGAGCTGTCCCAAGGCGATTGGTGCGTGACAGGTTCATAATATGAAACCGCACCGGTACGATATATTTCTTCACATGCGCATTTACGCCACCAAACCAGGACAAAAACCCATCTGAATATTCAACGTCAAAAACGGTCTTCAGGAAAGCATCCTGCAGGACGGCATCGCTGTAGCGATCAGCAGCCTGCAGGGGGGAAGGGAACAGGACGCAGGCCAGAAACCATCCGCAGAGAATGCGGCGCAACAGCATCAGTCTGGTGCGTGGTAACATCGGGTCTCCATTGCAAGGCCTGTTTTGCAAATGCCGGAAAACTCTACTCGAACCGAATTTCGGGGCAAGCCCTTTATGAGTGATGTGGGGTATTCTTGTAAGAAATTGATGGTTTTCGGGAACCGATTGTTAAGGCTCTCGATTCTAAACTGAGCGCGGGATTAAACACTGGGATAAGTTGTAGGGGTGGTCAATGGCGCGGGTGCAGCGAGCCTTCAAGATTGAACATATGGCAGCGGGAGGCGAAGCACCGCTTACGGAAGAAGCGCGTCATGAAGAGCTTCTGTCTGAAATTCGTGCTCTGAAAACGCATATGCAGCCACAGGCGGACTCAAGTCAGCAGGTGCTTGAAAGCTACAAGCATGAAATGCAGGAAGCGCTCAAGCTCAAGGCTGAACTCGATTCAATCTATGAGGCGATTGCCCAGACCAAGCGCGAGATTGCCACACTCCATCATTCCGGCTTTCAGGGTGAGGAAATGGGGCGTGTCTCAGATGAACTGGACGCGGTGGTCCAGGGAACAGAATCTGCGACTGAAGCCATTCTCACTGCAGCTGAATCAATCGATGAACATGCTGAAAGCCTGTCGAAAATGCTGACGGGTGAAGAAGAGATCCATGCCAATCACATCTCTGAAAAAGTCATTGAGATCTTTGAATCCTGTAACTTCCAGGATCTGACTGGTCAGAGGATTACCAAAGTGGTCAACACGCTGAAATTCATCGAGGGTCGTGTTGTCAACATGATGGACATCTGGGGCGGAATGGAAGCCATGGCAGATGTTGAAGTTGAGTCCATGCCTCAGCGTGAGGGTGATGATGCACTGCTGAACGGCCCGGCACTCGACACTGATATGGATGTTGCATCTCAGGATGACATCGACGCCCTGTTCGATTAAGCGGACAGGCAGACTGTGCCAGGGCCCCGGCCCTGGCAGAGCTTTCAAGCTTCACACTTTGCACCTATTTCGGCTTTTTGATCGCATCATGATCAACAAGGTCCCAGCCCATGCCTGCATTACGATAAAGACGCTTCGCCTTTTTGGGATAATCCCCCATATCATGAGGCAGGCGGTCTCCGACAACGATACACTTCAACACCGTGTTGCCACTATTGTGAATTGAGTGGGGCAGGCCTCCCTTACGGTATCCGATGAAATCACCAGGGCTAATAGTGAAGGCTTCATCGCCGATAAAGGCGGTTGCTTCACCGTCCAGCACATAGACGCATTCATCTTCGCAGTGATGCAGATGATACTCCGTTGTGTCGTATCCCGGCTCCACCTCAATCAGATGAAAGCCAAAGCCTGTAAGTCCGGTTAAATCGCCGAGAGACTTGTTTATGCGCTGGGCATTGGCATTGAGAAAGTGAATTTTGGTCTCGCCATCCATCGCCGCAATCTCATCGGCCTTGATGAGATAGACGGCATTCCCATCATCGTCGGGCCTGCTGTTGCTCATCGCGTTTCTCCTTTGTTTGTAGAGCCTCGACTCTATCGGCCAGTGTAGGCGCGCTGCCCTGTCTGGACGAGGCAGATGAGGTAAAGCTGTCTGTTTTCGTTCAATTCTCCGGCATGTATTCGCATTTTTCGCGTTTTCGTCTTATTGTGTCTGCAGACTATCGCTGGGCAAGCCCGCCTGGAACAGGCTGTCATTCAGAGGGGGGCTCCGCTATTTGGAGCCGTAGAATTATGATCAAGCGTCAGTTTATCGCAGCAGGACTTGCTGTGACCTTTGCATTATCATCCATCGTGCCGGCATCTGCGGCAGGATTTTCAACGCCATCCGGTGCCGTGAACTGGTCAGGTGTGGCCGCGGTCAACAATGACCGGCCGGTGATTCAGGTTCATCGTATTGGCAAAAAGCATTCTCACAAGCGTAAGAAAAAACGACGGGCTGCGGTTGGAGCTGCAGTAGCCGGTGCCGTGCTGCTTGGTATCCTGGGAGCAGCAGCTGCCAGTGCCAATGATCATGACGATGATTATATCGACTATGATGAACGCAATCTGCGACGTAACTGGCGGGCCTGCGAAAATGCAGTTCACCATGAATTGCGTCGCGAAGGCGGACGTCGTATTCGGGTCAGGAACCCGGATGAGGTCGTCTACCTGTCGCCAGGCCGTCACCGGATCTTTGGTCGGGCAAAGGCCCGCCGCATTGGCCGGGTCGACTATCGCTGTACAGCAAAGCGCGGTCGTGTACAGCGCCTTCGTATCTTCTGATATCGCTACGCAATGAATGCCAAAAGACCGGATGAGCTCAGCATCCGGTCTTTTTATTTGTGTCGGAATCGGTTATTGAACAAAAGAAGAACATTCGGGAGGTGCAGGATGTCAGAAAATGGTCTGATCACTGGGGAAGATGGCAAGACACGGTGCTGGTGGCACGGTAACCTGCCGGACTACACGCGCTATCATGATGAAGAATGGGGGCGGCCTGTTACTGATGATACGCGCCTGTTTGAGAAAATCTGTCTGGAAGGTTTCCAGTCCGGTCTGTCCTGGCTGACCATCCTCCGCAAGCGCGAGAATTTTCGCAAAGCCTTCGCCGGGTTTGATATTGCCAGGGTTGCTGCCTTTACAGAGGACGATGTTGAGCGACTGGTGCAGGATGCGGGCATCATCCGCCATCGCGGCAAGATCAATTCCACCATCAACAACGCAAAGAGGGCAATGGAGCTGCAACAGGAGTTCGGCAGCCTGGCGGCCTATTTCTGGGCCCATGAGCCAAAGCCGGAAAACCGTCCTGCCATGCTTGACCATGCAACGGCCATGACGCTTGGCAAGACAGCTGAATCCACGGCTCTCTCGAAAGAGCTGAAGAAACGTGGCTGGTCTTTTGTCGGCCCCACAACAGTCTATGCCTTT is a window of Coralliovum pocilloporae DNA encoding:
- a CDS encoding DUF2927 domain-containing protein, encoding MLPRTRLMLLRRILCGWFLACVLFPSPLQAADRYSDAVLQDAFLKTVFDVEYSDGFLSWFGGVNAHVKKYIVPVRFHIMNLSRTNRLGTAQHFVLSLNSSIRGIAVQLVGRAELANFRVFIVDREQYVAVARHEIFRDPTALVPGKCMVQVDSDGLGRITASTAVIVADEGEYLFRRCLIEEVLQGLGPLNDHDDLADSIFNDYSSHSRFTRLDRFILNMLYDPRIQPGMRAEETLSFLPFIIRDARRTIQAQSR
- a CDS encoding protein phosphatase CheZ, producing MARVQRAFKIEHMAAGGEAPLTEEARHEELLSEIRALKTHMQPQADSSQQVLESYKHEMQEALKLKAELDSIYEAIAQTKREIATLHHSGFQGEEMGRVSDELDAVVQGTESATEAILTAAESIDEHAESLSKMLTGEEEIHANHISEKVIEIFESCNFQDLTGQRITKVVNTLKFIEGRVVNMMDIWGGMEAMADVEVESMPQREGDDALLNGPALDTDMDVASQDDIDALFD
- a CDS encoding cupin domain-containing protein, whose protein sequence is MSNSRPDDDGNAVYLIKADEIAAMDGETKIHFLNANAQRINKSLGDLTGLTGFGFHLIEVEPGYDTTEYHLHHCEDECVYVLDGEATAFIGDEAFTISPGDFIGYRKGGLPHSIHNSGNTVLKCIVVGDRLPHDMGDYPKKAKRLYRNAGMGWDLVDHDAIKKPK
- a CDS encoding DNA-3-methyladenine glycosylase I, which gives rise to MSENGLITGEDGKTRCWWHGNLPDYTRYHDEEWGRPVTDDTRLFEKICLEGFQSGLSWLTILRKRENFRKAFAGFDIARVAAFTEDDVERLVQDAGIIRHRGKINSTINNAKRAMELQQEFGSLAAYFWAHEPKPENRPAMLDHATAMTLGKTAESTALSKELKKRGWSFVGPTTVYAFMQAMGLVNDHLEGCCCREEVEAERQALKRPG